A DNA window from Jaculus jaculus isolate mJacJac1 chromosome 1, mJacJac1.mat.Y.cur, whole genome shotgun sequence contains the following coding sequences:
- the LOC101615764 gene encoding cartilage oligomeric matrix protein, with protein MGPAACVLLLSLAALRASGQGQNPLGGDLAPQMLRELQETNAALQDVRELLRQQVKEITFLKNTVMECDACGMQPARTPGLSVRPLPRCTSGFCFPGVVCTETAGGARCGSCPAGFTGNGSHCTDVNECTAHPCFPRVRCVNTSPGFRCEACPPGYSGPSHEGVGLAFAKANKQVCTDINECETGQHNCVANSVCTNTRGSFQCGPCQPGFVGDQTSGCQRRAQRFCPDGSPSQCHEKADCVLERDGSRSCVCAVGWAGNGLLCGRDTDLDGFPDEKLRCTERQCRKDNCVTVPNSGQEDVDRDGIGDACDPDADGDGVPNEQDNCPLVRNPDQRNSDNDKWGDACDNCRSQKNDDQKDTDQDGRGDACDDDIDGDRIRNVADNCPRVPNSDQKDGDGDGVGDACDNCPHKDNPDQRDVDHDFVGDACDSDQDQDGDGHQDSRDNCPTVPNSAQQDSDHDGQGDACDDDDDNDRVPDSRDNCRLVPNPGQEDSDRDGVGDACQGDFDADKVVDKIDVCPENAEVTLTDFRAFQTVVLDPEGDAQIDPNWVVLNQGMEIVQTMNSDPGLAVGYTAFNGVDFEGTFHVNTATDDDYAGFIFGYQDSSSFYVVMWKQMEQTYWQANPFRAVAEPGIQLKAVKSSTGPGEQLRNALWHTGDTASQVRLLWKDPRNVGWKDKTSYRWFLQHRPQVGYIRVRFYEGPELVADSNVVLDTTMRGGRLGVFCFSQENIIWANLRYRCNDTIPEDYETHRLRSA; from the exons ATGGGCCCCGCCGCCTGCGTTCTCCTACTGTCCCTGGCCGCACTGCGCGCGTCGGGCCAGGGCCAGAACCCACTGG GCGGAGACTTGGCTCCGCAGATGCTGCGGGAGCTTCAGGAGACTAACGCCGCGCTGCAGGACGTGCGAGAGCTGCTGCGGCAGCAG GTGAAGGAGATCACGTTCCTGAAGAACACGGTGATGGAGTGTGACGCGTGCG GGATGCAGCCCGCACGCACCCCCGGCCTGAGTGTGCGGCCGCTGCCCCGATGCACGTCCGGCTTCTGCTTCCCCGGCGTGGTCTGCACCGAGACGGCGGGCGGCGCGCGCTGCGGCTCCTGCCCCGCGGGCTTCACTGGCAACGGCTCGCACTGTACCGACGTTAATGAG TGCACCGCGCACCCCTGCTTCCCACGTGTGCGCTGCGTCAACACCAGCCCGGGCTTCCGCTGCGAGGCCTGCCCGCCGGGGTACAGCGGCCCCTCCCACGAGGGCGTGGGGCTGGCCTTCGCTAAGGCCAACAAGCAG GTATGCACGGACATTAACGAGTGTGAAACAGGGCAGCATAACTGCGTCGCCAACTCTGTCTGCACCAACACCCGG GGCTCCTTCCAGTGTGGCCCCTGTCAGCCGGGCTTCGTGGGCGACCAGACGTCTGGTTGCCAGCGGCGCGCACAGCGCTTCTGCCCCGACGGCTCGCCCAGTCAGTGCCACGAAAAGGCAGACTGTGTCCTGGAGCGCGACGGCTCTCGGTCGTGTGTG TGCGCCGTTGGCTGGGCTGGCAACGGGCTCCTCTGTGGCCGCGACACCGACCTAGACGGTTTCCCCGACGAGAAACTGCGTTGCACGGAGCGCCAGTGCCGGAAG GACAACTGCGTGACGGTGCCCAACTCAGGGCAGGAGGACGTGGACCGTGATGGCATCGGTGACGCTTGCGACCCTGATGCGGATGGCGACGGGGTCCCCAATGAGCAG GACAACTGCCCTCTGGTGCGAAACCCAGACCAGCGGAACTCGGACAATGACAAGTGGGGCGATGCCTGCGACAACTGCAGGTCCCAGAAGAATGATGACCAAAAGGACACCGACCAGGATGGCCGGGGTGACGCCTGTGATGACGACATTGATGGCGACC GGATCCGCAATGTGGCAGACAACTGTCCCCGGGTGCCTAACTCTGATCAGAAGGATGGTGATGGCGATGGTGTGGGGGATGCTTGTGATAACTGTCCCCATAAGGACAACCCAGACCAG AGGGATGTGGACCATGACTTTGTAGGAGATGCTTGTGACAGTGACCAAGACCA GGATGGGGACGGGCACCAGGACTCTCGGGACAACTGCCCCACAGTGCCCAACAGTGCCCAGCAGGATTCAGACCATGATGGGCAGGGTGATGCCTGTGATGATGATGACGACAATGATAGAGTCCCTGATAGTCGAGACAATTGCCGTCTGGTGCCTAACCCTGGCCAGGAGGACTCGGACA GGGACGGCGTGGGTGACGCGTGCCAGGGCGACTTCGATGCTGATAAGGTTGTAGACAAGATCGACGTGTGTCCAGAGAATGCTGAGGTCACCCTCACTGACTTCCGGGCCTTCCAGACCGTAGTGTTGGACCCGGAAGGCGATGCTCAGATTGATCCCAACTGGGTGGTGCTCAACCAG GGGATGGAGATCGTACAGACAATGAACAGCGACCCTGGCCTGGCTGTGG GTTACACAGCCTTCAATGGTGTGGACTTCGAGGGCACGTTCCATGTGAACACGGCCACTGATGACGACTATGCAGGCTTCATCTTCGGCTACCAAGACAGCTCGAGTTTCTATGTGGTGATGTGGAAGCAGATGGAGCAGACATACTGGCAGGCCAACCCCTTCCGTGCTGTGGCTGAGCCTGGCATCCAGCTCAAG GCTGTGAAGTCTTCCACGGGTCCCGGGGAGCAGCTACGAAATGCACTGTGGCATACGGGGGACACAGCATCACAGGTGCGGCTGCTATGGAAGGATCCCCGCAATGTGGGTTGGAAGGACAAGACATCTTACCGTTGGTTCCTCCAGCACCGGCCTCAAGTGGGCTACATCAG GGTGCGATTCTATGAGGGTCCTGAGCTGGTGGCTGACAGCAATGTGGTTCTGGACACCACCATGCGTGGTGGCCGGCTGGGTGTCTTCTGCTTCTCCCAGGAGAATATCATCTGGGCCAACCTCCGATACCGCTGCAATG ACACCATCCCTGAGGACTATGAGACCCACAGACTTCGGAGTGCCTAG